One Actinomyces respiraculi DNA window includes the following coding sequences:
- the lysX gene encoding bifunctional lysylphosphatidylglycerol synthetase/lysine--tRNA ligase LysX, translating to MPHPRSPRPRTAGATRSSILLPRAVMTVGVVALLSTFLDSVPGLSGFINFVLIWFVPLPVLDWFTAVVILILGSALSRRIRVAWVATTVLAVLSIVLFVTADVSLMLLREEGVTNLDLLALGFNALTLVLLVVLLLRDRSSYRVRMRPGNLRRALTVTTLGVGASTALAALAVLVTHPSALTHLFLAGDPHPLVEIIQQFPDVAFSLFGLGWALSFLAGLATLMRSQRLAARMSVDEEERVRTLLAAHPQDSLGYFATRRDKSVLLTERGAVAYRPSLGVALVSGDPMGDPATWPATVAAFCRHCTSYGLTPAVIGASEAGARAWVQAGMHALHIGDEAVLRPARFRLNDLTEVRQAVRHASGAGYTARVRRHRSIPAEELAELSTLATTWLNGEAERGFSMALGRGLDDPSDGQCVLVEALFPDGDERGQVAALLSFVPWGATGLSLDVMRRHPDADHGVTELMVSTLMAEAAALSVTQVSLNFAVFRDIFDQGARLGAGPLQRARRQVLMAASRWWQLESLYRSNSRYEPDWVPRLLCYPDGGDLVRVSAVVAVAEGFLRPPSLFSGQDSSQPRLSEEDSARMLALTRAVAEPQPAARLPHEVRARAASRERMLSQGLTPYPASTTVTAGCAQALDGGGERTIAGRVVGLRDHGGVLFADLRDWGGEVQVLLERDAAPQALTDFQRLVRVGDQVAVTGVPGTSRTGTASLVASGWTMTAKALRPLPDKHRGLTDPETLVRQRHLALITSPRQRHLVETRSRAVQAVRSRLLDRGYLEVETPILQPVHGGANARPFRTHINAYDLDLYLRIAPELYLKRLVVGGMDRVFEIGRSFRNEGADSTHNPEFTMLEAYQAYADYEVMKTVVQDLVVSAAHEALGTTVVRGTVGGTEHEVDLARPWRTVSVCDAVSQGLGEQVTTSTPTAVLRSHAERLGLRHDPSWGWGTLVQELYEHLAESSTAQPTFFSDFPAQTSPLTRPHRQDPVLAERWDLIVFGSEVATAYSELVDPVIQRERLTAQSLAAASGDAEAMELDEAFLEALEHGMAPSGGLGVGMDRLVMMLTGASIRETIAFPLVRPSR from the coding sequence ATGCCTCATCCCCGCTCTCCGCGCCCTCGCACCGCCGGAGCGACCCGGAGCTCGATTCTGCTGCCCCGGGCCGTGATGACGGTAGGAGTGGTGGCACTGCTGTCCACCTTCCTCGACTCGGTCCCCGGCCTGAGCGGGTTCATCAACTTCGTCCTGATCTGGTTCGTCCCCCTGCCGGTGCTCGACTGGTTCACCGCCGTCGTCATCCTCATCCTCGGCTCGGCCCTCTCGCGCCGCATCCGCGTCGCCTGGGTGGCCACCACTGTCCTGGCGGTGCTGAGCATCGTGCTGTTCGTCACGGCCGACGTCTCCCTCATGCTCCTGCGCGAGGAGGGCGTCACCAACCTGGACCTGCTGGCCCTCGGCTTCAATGCCCTCACGCTGGTCCTGCTCGTCGTCCTGCTCCTGCGTGACCGCAGCTCCTACCGAGTGCGCATGAGGCCCGGTAACCTGCGCCGGGCTCTGACCGTCACGACGCTCGGCGTCGGCGCCAGCACCGCCCTGGCCGCCCTGGCCGTCCTCGTCACCCACCCCTCGGCCCTCACGCACCTGTTCCTGGCGGGCGACCCCCACCCCCTCGTCGAGATCATCCAGCAGTTCCCGGACGTGGCCTTCAGCCTCTTCGGCCTGGGATGGGCCCTGTCCTTCCTGGCCGGCCTGGCCACGCTCATGCGTTCGCAGCGGCTGGCCGCGCGCATGAGCGTGGACGAGGAGGAGCGCGTGCGCACGCTCCTGGCCGCCCACCCCCAGGACTCGCTCGGTTACTTCGCCACCCGCCGCGACAAGTCCGTGCTGCTCACCGAGCGCGGCGCTGTCGCCTACCGCCCCAGCCTCGGCGTCGCCCTCGTCTCCGGCGACCCGATGGGCGACCCGGCCACCTGGCCCGCCACCGTGGCCGCCTTCTGCCGCCACTGCACCTCCTACGGGCTCACACCCGCCGTCATCGGCGCCTCCGAGGCCGGGGCCCGCGCCTGGGTGCAGGCGGGTATGCACGCCCTGCACATCGGCGACGAGGCGGTCCTGCGTCCGGCCCGCTTCCGCCTCAACGACCTCACGGAGGTCCGCCAGGCCGTGCGCCACGCCTCCGGCGCCGGGTACACGGCGCGGGTGCGGCGCCATCGCAGCATCCCTGCCGAGGAGCTGGCCGAGCTCAGCACGCTTGCCACCACCTGGCTCAACGGCGAGGCGGAGCGCGGCTTCTCCATGGCGCTGGGCCGCGGACTCGACGACCCCTCCGACGGCCAGTGCGTCCTCGTTGAGGCCCTGTTCCCCGACGGCGACGAGCGCGGGCAGGTTGCCGCCCTGCTGTCCTTCGTGCCCTGGGGCGCCACGGGCCTGAGCCTGGACGTCATGCGCCGCCACCCCGACGCCGACCACGGTGTCACCGAGCTCATGGTGAGCACGCTCATGGCCGAGGCCGCCGCCCTGTCCGTCACCCAGGTCTCGCTCAACTTCGCCGTCTTCCGCGACATCTTCGACCAGGGCGCGCGTCTGGGTGCCGGGCCGCTCCAGCGCGCCCGCCGCCAGGTGCTCATGGCGGCCTCGCGCTGGTGGCAGCTGGAGTCCTTGTACCGCTCCAACTCCCGCTACGAGCCCGACTGGGTGCCGCGGCTGCTGTGCTACCCCGACGGCGGGGACCTCGTGCGCGTCTCGGCCGTCGTCGCCGTCGCCGAAGGCTTCCTGCGCCCGCCCAGTCTCTTCAGCGGCCAGGACTCGTCCCAGCCGCGCCTGAGCGAGGAGGACAGCGCCCGCATGCTGGCCCTCACCCGCGCCGTCGCCGAGCCGCAGCCGGCCGCGCGCCTGCCCCACGAGGTGCGTGCCCGCGCCGCCAGCCGCGAGCGGATGCTCAGCCAGGGGCTCACGCCCTACCCGGCGAGCACCACCGTGACGGCCGGCTGCGCGCAGGCGCTCGACGGCGGTGGCGAGCGGACCATCGCCGGGCGCGTCGTCGGGCTGCGCGACCACGGCGGAGTGCTCTTCGCCGACCTGCGCGACTGGGGCGGGGAGGTCCAGGTGCTCCTCGAGCGGGACGCGGCCCCCCAGGCCCTGACCGACTTCCAGCGCCTGGTGCGCGTCGGGGACCAGGTGGCCGTGACCGGCGTGCCGGGCACCTCGCGCACCGGCACGGCGAGCCTGGTGGCCTCCGGCTGGACGATGACCGCCAAGGCCCTGCGACCGCTGCCGGACAAGCACCGGGGCCTGACCGACCCCGAGACCCTGGTGCGCCAGCGCCACCTGGCGCTCATCACCTCCCCGCGTCAGCGCCACCTCGTCGAGACCCGGTCCCGGGCGGTGCAGGCCGTGCGCTCCCGTCTGCTCGATCGCGGCTACCTGGAGGTCGAGACGCCCATCCTCCAGCCGGTGCACGGCGGGGCGAACGCGCGCCCCTTCCGCACCCACATCAACGCCTACGACCTGGACCTGTACCTGCGCATCGCCCCCGAGCTCTACCTCAAGCGGCTCGTCGTCGGCGGCATGGACCGCGTCTTCGAGATCGGCCGGAGCTTCCGCAACGAGGGGGCGGACTCCACCCACAACCCCGAGTTCACGATGCTGGAGGCCTACCAGGCCTACGCCGACTACGAGGTGATGAAGACGGTCGTCCAGGACCTCGTGGTCTCGGCGGCGCATGAGGCCCTGGGCACCACCGTCGTGCGGGGCACCGTGGGCGGCACCGAGCACGAGGTGGACCTCGCCCGGCCGTGGCGGACCGTGAGCGTGTGCGACGCCGTCTCCCAGGGCCTGGGCGAGCAGGTGACGACCTCCACCCCCACGGCCGTGCTGCGCTCCCACGCCGAGCGCCTGGGCCTGCGCCACGACCCGTCATGGGGGTGGGGCACCCTGGTCCAGGAGCTCTACGAGCACCTGGCGGAGTCCAGCACCGCCCAGCCGACCTTCTTCAGCGACTTCCCCGCACAGACCTCGCCGCTCACACGCCCGCACCGCCAGGACCCGGTGCTGGCCGAGCGCTGGGACCTCATCGTCTTCGGCTCGGAGGTCGCCACCGCCTACTCCGAGCTCGTGGACCCGGTGATCCAGCGCGAGCGGCTGACGGCCCAGTCCTTGGCGGCCGCCAGCGGTGACGCGGAGGCGATGGAGCTGGATGAGGCCTTCTTGGAGGCCCTGGAGCACGGCATGGCGCCCTCGGGCGGGCTGGGGGTCGGCATGGACCGTCTTGTCATGATGCTCACGGGCGCCTCGATCCGCGAGACCATCGCCTTCCCCCTCGTCAGGCCCTCACGATGA
- a CDS encoding DUF998 domain-containing protein translates to MRRLLAAGVLLAYNTWVLGPLLWSGDVPPGYLSELAADDQPWQWVFRGGDLITGVLLLAIAALGVRGWRAWLGDWSTAVALALAACGVGTVADALGNMPCAPTTNAMCQDTTTVSGLVHTIASGTVGAGFLMATGLLVLGLRDRGAPHPQLRTALVGAGALGVVDVVTLTAIVLAPGSQVWPQMGQVLLSSLLAAVLALRLTRRSDGDARLAA, encoded by the coding sequence ATGAGGCGCCTGCTGGCGGCCGGCGTGCTGCTCGCCTACAACACGTGGGTCCTGGGGCCGCTGCTGTGGAGCGGTGACGTCCCGCCCGGCTACCTGTCCGAGCTGGCGGCGGACGACCAGCCCTGGCAGTGGGTCTTTCGCGGGGGCGACCTCATCACCGGCGTGCTGCTGCTGGCCATCGCGGCCCTGGGGGTGCGCGGGTGGCGGGCCTGGCTCGGCGACTGGTCCACCGCCGTGGCTCTCGCGCTGGCGGCCTGCGGGGTGGGGACGGTGGCGGACGCGCTGGGCAACATGCCCTGTGCCCCGACGACGAACGCCATGTGCCAGGACACGACGACGGTCTCCGGCCTCGTCCACACCATCGCCTCGGGCACGGTCGGTGCCGGCTTCCTCATGGCCACGGGGCTGCTGGTGCTGGGGCTGCGCGACCGGGGGGCGCCGCACCCGCAGCTGCGCACGGCCCTGGTGGGGGCGGGGGCCCTCGGTGTCGTCGACGTCGTCACCCTGACGGCGATCGTCCTGGCTCCCGGCAGCCAGGTCTGGCCGCAGATGGGGCAGGTGCTCCTGTCCTCCCTGCTGGCGGCCGTCCTCGCCCTGCGTCTTACCAGGAGGTCCGACGGCGATGCCCGCCTTGCGGCCTAG
- a CDS encoding alpha/beta fold hydrolase yields the protein MPALRPRPAVSGVPGSGADDGARAGAPKPAAGGADAGGAATSGPAVGSPERWARRAGVTARRLRPPGAGEPTLVLLAGAGLGSAFWEPVLGLLPGTHVVVDRQGRLGTHCHGLPALHTQAGILARLLEDLGVADGAPTVLVAHSMAAFEAELLARRRPGLVDGIVLVDPSVAHQPRLTPVLAVGAVRGRAPLAALGLAATRGLLKVPGAHRGLAALARASMRGMVTRPQALDSPAWQDTWTVSSLTGGAAESLAYSAQQADLLRSRALADGPVRVPTLLLQAPPYASRGRLASARRAFSRLVVREVPDSGHFMTIDAPQEVARAVREVMAMLDT from the coding sequence ATGCCCGCCTTGCGGCCTAGGCCCGCTGTCTCCGGTGTTCCCGGTTCCGGTGCTGACGACGGCGCCCGTGCCGGCGCCCCGAAACCCGCCGCCGGTGGTGCCGACGCCGGAGGTGCTGCCACCTCGGGACCCGCGGTCGGGAGTCCGGAGCGCTGGGCGCGTCGCGCCGGTGTGACCGCCCGCCGTCTGAGGCCGCCCGGTGCCGGTGAGCCCACGCTTGTCCTCCTGGCGGGGGCGGGCCTGGGCTCCGCCTTCTGGGAGCCGGTGCTGGGGCTGCTGCCCGGCACCCACGTCGTCGTCGACCGGCAGGGGCGTCTGGGCACCCACTGCCATGGGCTGCCGGCACTGCACACTCAGGCGGGCATCCTCGCCCGGCTGCTGGAGGACCTGGGGGTGGCCGATGGCGCCCCGACCGTCCTCGTGGCCCACTCGATGGCGGCCTTCGAGGCCGAGCTTCTGGCGCGTCGTCGTCCCGGTCTGGTCGATGGCATCGTCCTCGTGGACCCCTCCGTCGCCCACCAGCCCAGGCTGACGCCTGTCCTGGCTGTCGGCGCCGTGAGAGGCCGTGCGCCTCTGGCCGCGCTCGGCCTGGCGGCGACGCGCGGCCTGCTGAAGGTGCCGGGCGCCCACCGGGGCCTTGCGGCCCTGGCGCGGGCGTCCATGCGCGGCATGGTCACACGGCCTCAGGCCCTGGACTCGCCCGCCTGGCAGGACACCTGGACCGTTTCCTCGCTCACGGGTGGTGCGGCGGAGTCCCTGGCCTACTCGGCCCAGCAGGCCGACCTCCTGCGCTCCCGGGCGCTGGCCGACGGCCCCGTGCGCGTTCCGACGCTTCTGCTTCAGGCTCCGCCCTATGCCTCGCGCGGGCGGCTGGCCTCGGCGCGGAGGGCCTTCTCCCGCCTGGTGGTGCGCGAGGTCCCCGACTCCGGGCATTTCATGACGATCGACGCCCCGCAGGAGGTGGCCCGCGCCGTCCGCGAGGTCATGGCGATGCTCGACACCTGA
- the rplQ gene encoding 50S ribosomal protein L17 has translation MPRPTKGPRLGGSAQHERHMLANLATQLFIHESITTTEARARRLRPYAEKLITKGKRGDLHARRTVLKKVTDKFAVYRLFEEIAPQFKDREGGYTRIIKVAPRKGDNAPMAVISLVLEPVAKKAVVDDAVATAKRAAEKAVEKKSAKKAAEKGAEEAAEAPVEAPVEETAAEPVEYAGAVRLAEGSAEAPDADHQIKGNEDSKKYHVPGSRWYDATIAEVWFATAEDAEAAGFAPAGGAAAQKVAD, from the coding sequence ATGCCTCGCCCCACCAAGGGTCCCCGTCTGGGTGGCTCCGCCCAGCACGAGCGCCACATGCTGGCCAACCTGGCCACGCAGCTCTTCATCCACGAGTCCATCACGACGACGGAGGCCCGCGCCCGCCGCCTGCGTCCCTACGCCGAGAAACTCATCACCAAGGGCAAGCGTGGCGACCTGCACGCGCGCCGCACGGTGCTGAAGAAGGTGACGGACAAGTTCGCCGTCTACCGCCTCTTCGAGGAGATCGCCCCCCAGTTCAAGGACCGCGAGGGCGGTTACACCCGCATCATCAAGGTGGCCCCCCGCAAGGGTGACAACGCCCCCATGGCCGTCATCTCCCTCGTGCTCGAGCCCGTGGCCAAGAAGGCGGTTGTGGACGACGCCGTCGCCACCGCCAAGCGCGCCGCTGAGAAGGCTGTCGAGAAGAAGTCCGCCAAGAAGGCCGCTGAGAAGGGTGCCGAGGAGGCCGCCGAGGCCCCGGTTGAGGCTCCGGTCGAGGAGACCGCTGCTGAGCCCGTCGAGTACGCCGGCGCCGTCCGTCTTGCCGAGGGCTCGGCTGAGGCCCCCGACGCCGACCACCAGATCAAGGGCAACGAGGACTCCAAGAAGTACCACGTTCCCGGCTCGCGCTGGTACGACGCCACCATCGCCGAGGTCTGGTTCGCCACCGCCGAGGACGCCGAGGCCGCAGGCTTCGCCCCCGCTGGCGGCGCCGCCGCCCAGAAGGTCGCGGACTGA
- a CDS encoding DNA-directed RNA polymerase subunit alpha: MLIAQRPTLSEEVIEEDRRSRFVLEPLEPGFGYTLGNSLRRTLLSSIPGAAVTSVRIDGVPHEFRTIPGVKEDVAQIILNIKEIVLSSENDEPVVMYLRKSGPGVVTAGDITPPAGVEIHNPDLVIATLNEKGKLEIELTVERGRGYVSAAQNKDPNAEISRIPVDSIYSPVKKVSYAVEATRVEQRTDFDRLVVDVETKASITPRDALASAGKTLVELFGLARELNVEAEGIEVGPSPMDQALQQDLALMIDELNLQARSSNALKREGIHTVGELVARSEADLLDIRNFGAKSISEIKEKLAELGLSLKGSPVDYIADDDYTNPTFSDEQA; the protein is encoded by the coding sequence GTGCTCATTGCACAGCGACCCACCCTCTCCGAGGAGGTCATCGAGGAGGACCGCCGCTCGCGGTTCGTCCTGGAGCCTCTCGAGCCCGGCTTCGGCTACACGCTCGGCAACTCCCTGCGCCGCACGCTGCTGTCGTCCATCCCGGGCGCCGCCGTGACCAGCGTGCGCATCGACGGCGTGCCCCACGAGTTCCGCACCATCCCCGGGGTCAAGGAGGATGTCGCTCAGATTATCCTCAACATCAAGGAGATCGTGCTCTCGAGCGAGAACGACGAGCCGGTCGTCATGTACCTGCGCAAGTCGGGCCCGGGTGTCGTCACCGCCGGTGACATCACCCCGCCCGCCGGCGTGGAGATCCACAACCCCGACCTCGTCATCGCCACCCTTAACGAGAAGGGCAAGCTCGAGATCGAGCTGACGGTTGAGCGTGGGCGCGGTTACGTCTCCGCGGCCCAGAACAAGGACCCGAACGCGGAGATCTCCCGCATCCCCGTGGACTCCATCTACTCGCCGGTCAAGAAGGTCTCCTACGCGGTTGAGGCCACTCGTGTCGAGCAGCGCACGGACTTCGACCGCCTCGTGGTCGACGTCGAGACCAAGGCCTCGATCACTCCTCGTGACGCGCTTGCCTCTGCCGGCAAGACCCTCGTCGAGCTCTTCGGCCTGGCCCGTGAGCTCAATGTTGAGGCCGAGGGCATTGAGGTCGGCCCCTCGCCGATGGACCAGGCCCTCCAGCAGGACCTCGCCCTCATGATCGACGAGCTCAACCTCCAGGCCCGTTCCTCCAACGCGCTCAAGCGCGAGGGCATCCACACCGTCGGTGAGCTCGTCGCGCGCAGCGAGGCGGACCTGCTCGACATCCGCAACTTCGGTGCCAAGTCGATCTCCGAGATCAAGGAGAAGCTCGCCGAGCTGGGCCTGTCCCTCAAGGGCTCGCCGGTCGACTACATCGCGGACGACGACTACACCAACCCCACCTTCAGCGACGAGCAGGCCTGA
- the rpsK gene encoding 30S ribosomal protein S11: MPPKSRTAVRKTRRKDRKNVTHGHAYIKSTFNNTIVSLTDPHGAVIAWASSGQVGFKGSRKSTPYAAQLAAEAAARRAQEHGMKKIDVFVKGPGPGRETAIRSLQAAGLEVGSISDVTPQAHNGCRPPKRRHV, from the coding sequence ATGCCTCCCAAGAGCCGCACCGCCGTGCGCAAGACGCGTCGCAAGGACCGCAAGAACGTCACCCACGGCCACGCCTACATCAAGTCCACCTTCAACAACACCATCGTGTCCCTCACGGACCCGCACGGTGCCGTCATCGCCTGGGCCTCCTCCGGCCAGGTCGGCTTCAAGGGCTCGCGCAAGTCGACCCCCTACGCCGCCCAGCTCGCCGCTGAGGCCGCCGCCCGCCGTGCGCAGGAGCACGGCATGAAGAAGATCGACGTCTTCGTCAAGGGCCCCGGCCCGGGCCGTGAGACCGCGATCCGCTCCCTCCAGGCCGCCGGCCTCGAGGTCGGCTCCATCTCCGACGTCACGCCCCAGGCTCACAACGGCTGCCGTCCGCCCAAGCGTCGGCACGTCTGA
- the rpsM gene encoding 30S ribosomal protein S13: protein MARISGVDLPREKRVEVALTYIFGIGRTRADETLVATGVNPDTRVKDLTEDELVLLRNHIDANYQVEGDLRREVQADIRRKIEIGCYQGLRHRRHLPVHGQRTKTNARTRKGPKRTVAGKKKAK from the coding sequence GTGGCACGTATTTCCGGTGTCGACCTGCCTCGCGAGAAGCGAGTCGAGGTCGCCCTCACATACATCTTCGGGATCGGCCGCACTCGTGCGGACGAAACCCTCGTGGCGACGGGCGTCAACCCCGACACCCGAGTCAAGGACCTCACCGAGGACGAGCTCGTCCTGCTTCGCAACCACATCGACGCGAACTACCAGGTGGAGGGCGACCTTCGCCGCGAGGTCCAGGCGGACATCCGCCGCAAGATCGAGATCGGCTGCTACCAGGGCCTGCGCCACCGCCGTCACCTGCCGGTGCACGGCCAGCGCACCAAGACCAACGCGCGCACCCGCAAGGGCCCCAAGCGCACCGTGGCCGGTAAGAAGAAGGCCAAGTAA
- the rpmJ gene encoding 50S ribosomal protein L36 codes for MKVKPSVKKICDNCKVIRRHGRVMVICENPRHKQRQG; via the coding sequence ATGAAGGTCAAGCCGAGCGTCAAGAAGATCTGTGACAACTGCAAGGTGATTCGTCGCCACGGCCGCGTCATGGTCATCTGCGAGAACCCGCGGCACAAGCAGCGCCAGGGCTGA
- the infA gene encoding translation initiation factor IF-1 — MAKKDGVIEVEGSVVEALPNAMFRVELSNGHVVLAHISGKMRQHYIRILPEDRVVVELSPYDLTRGRIVYRYK, encoded by the coding sequence ATGGCTAAGAAGGATGGCGTCATCGAGGTCGAGGGATCGGTCGTCGAGGCCCTTCCGAATGCGATGTTCCGGGTGGAGCTGAGCAACGGGCACGTCGTGCTCGCGCACATCTCCGGCAAGATGCGGCAGCACTACATCCGCATCCTCCCCGAGGACCGCGTGGTCGTGGAGCTGAGCCCCTACGACCTCACGCGCGGTCGCATCGTCTACCGGTACAAGTGA
- a CDS encoding family 20 glycosylhydrolase, whose product MEDTVVSPLSPPVHVLPAPRSFEVSEAGFTLLRTTPLLFQAGTEDSAAILAQKLRDGLGWPSSAERLPVVGNRAGAPVAGALTLLLDPGQDLGPEGYTLDSTPEGIVLRAATRLGALHAVRTLLQLLPPRVMDPEGALWGPADDEVLAVVPGAHIEDAPRWSHRGVMIDVARSFLPVDDLLRVVEAVSLLKINVLHLHLVDDQGWRLEITNEGRAEDDTHDYTQLTEVSGRTAVALPAWNGRPGRTGWYTQEDYRRILAFCHSRGMEVIPEIDLPGHVGAALHALPGLCTPGSSHTSTPEEPTAPADCGIVVGYSYLDPHAPATRAFLRHVLTQVMDLDPEGRRVHLGGDEPWAMADRYGAGPGSAYAELLTWACEVVREHGRVPIGWNEAWSAQPAQSLPSAQPAQSAVGTPGDAAASMQLQVWDVRGEESAEGQRLAAERGARFIMSPSRHAYLDMIWDAQAPLGLDWAGVLDLSAARDWDPVGSVEAVGESSIEGVEATVWSETARGVEDVETLLLPRLLGTAEVGWCQALPEDGSERALTLDGFAHRCAAYGARMRAAGTRFVLVPGVPWRQAGPDYPKVAAEQDAARAARS is encoded by the coding sequence ATGGAAGACACCGTCGTCTCGCCCCTGAGCCCGCCCGTTCACGTCCTGCCCGCCCCACGCTCCTTTGAGGTGAGCGAGGCCGGGTTCACGCTGCTGAGGACCACCCCGCTGCTGTTCCAGGCCGGCACCGAGGACAGTGCCGCCATCCTGGCCCAGAAGCTGCGCGACGGCCTGGGCTGGCCCTCCAGCGCCGAGCGCCTGCCGGTGGTGGGCAACCGGGCCGGAGCACCGGTCGCCGGCGCGCTCACGCTCCTGCTCGACCCAGGGCAGGATCTCGGACCCGAGGGCTACACGCTCGACTCGACCCCCGAGGGCATCGTGCTGCGCGCCGCCACCCGGCTCGGCGCGCTCCACGCCGTGCGCACCCTCCTGCAGCTGCTGCCCCCGCGCGTCATGGACCCCGAGGGCGCGCTGTGGGGACCGGCCGACGACGAGGTCCTCGCCGTCGTGCCCGGCGCCCACATCGAGGACGCCCCGCGCTGGAGCCACCGCGGCGTCATGATCGACGTCGCCCGCAGCTTCCTGCCGGTCGATGACCTGCTGCGCGTCGTCGAAGCCGTCAGTCTGCTCAAGATCAACGTGCTGCACCTGCACCTCGTGGACGACCAGGGCTGGCGCCTGGAGATCACCAACGAGGGTCGCGCCGAGGACGACACCCACGACTACACGCAGCTGACCGAGGTCTCCGGACGCACGGCCGTCGCCCTGCCCGCCTGGAACGGCCGTCCGGGCCGCACCGGCTGGTACACGCAGGAGGACTACCGGCGGATCCTCGCCTTCTGTCACAGCCGGGGCATGGAGGTCATCCCCGAGATCGACCTGCCCGGCCACGTGGGGGCTGCCCTGCACGCCCTGCCCGGCCTGTGCACCCCGGGCAGCTCCCACACCTCCACCCCCGAGGAGCCCACCGCCCCGGCGGACTGCGGCATCGTCGTCGGCTACTCCTACCTCGACCCTCATGCCCCGGCCACGCGCGCCTTCCTGCGCCACGTCCTGACCCAGGTGATGGACCTCGACCCCGAGGGCAGGCGCGTCCACCTCGGCGGCGATGAGCCCTGGGCGATGGCCGATCGTTACGGCGCGGGGCCGGGTTCGGCCTACGCCGAGCTGCTGACCTGGGCCTGCGAGGTCGTGCGCGAGCACGGGCGCGTGCCCATCGGTTGGAACGAGGCCTGGTCCGCCCAGCCGGCCCAGTCCCTCCCGTCGGCCCAGCCGGCCCAGAGCGCCGTCGGGACGCCCGGGGATGCCGCGGCGTCCATGCAGCTGCAGGTGTGGGACGTGCGCGGCGAGGAGTCCGCCGAGGGCCAGCGCCTGGCTGCCGAGCGGGGGGCGCGCTTCATCATGTCCCCCAGCCGGCACGCCTACCTCGACATGATCTGGGATGCCCAGGCGCCGCTGGGCCTGGACTGGGCCGGTGTGCTGGACCTGAGCGCGGCGCGCGACTGGGACCCCGTCGGGTCTGTTGAGGCCGTGGGGGAGTCCAGCATCGAGGGCGTGGAGGCGACTGTGTGGTCGGAGACGGCGCGCGGCGTCGAGGACGTCGAGACGCTGCTGCTGCCGCGCCTGCTTGGCACGGCCGAGGTCGGCTGGTGCCAGGCGCTGCCCGAGGACGGCAGCGAGCGCGCCCTGACGCTGGACGGCTTTGCGCACCGTTGCGCCGCCTATGGTGCCCGCATGCGTGCCGCCGGGACCCGCTTCGTCCTCGTGCCCGGGGTGCCGTGGCGCCAGGCCGGCCCCGACTATCCGAAGGTCGCGGCCGAGCAGGACGCCGCGCGTGCGGCCCGGTCCTGA
- the map gene encoding type I methionyl aminopeptidase, which translates to MIGREQIQIKTPDQVRLMRRAGLVVADIHAALREAVRPGITTAELDAVCAEVISRAGAHSNFLGYHDYPATVCTSVNDEVVHGIPGERVLAEGDLITFDCGAYILDEDGTQWHGDAAFTTVVGGRYASESDRILDTATRSALWAAIAAVARAAAGEATGRGARLNAIGDAVEEVVDAVEQEHGYRLGILEEYVGHGIGTAMHMAPDVLNYSVRRKGPRLRPGMVLAIEPMLTAGSPQVHELEDGWTVVTNDGSRAAQWEHTVAIVPGGVWVLTAPDGGVEGLSAFDIEPKPLR; encoded by the coding sequence GTGATCGGACGCGAGCAGATCCAGATCAAGACCCCGGACCAGGTGCGTCTCATGCGCCGCGCCGGGCTCGTCGTCGCCGACATTCACGCCGCCCTGCGCGAGGCCGTCCGCCCCGGCATCACCACCGCCGAGCTCGACGCCGTGTGCGCCGAGGTCATCTCCCGCGCCGGGGCGCACTCGAACTTCCTCGGTTACCACGACTACCCGGCCACCGTGTGCACCTCCGTCAACGACGAGGTGGTCCACGGCATTCCGGGTGAGCGCGTCCTCGCTGAAGGTGACCTCATCACCTTCGACTGCGGCGCCTACATCCTGGACGAGGACGGCACCCAGTGGCACGGCGACGCGGCCTTCACCACCGTCGTCGGCGGCCGCTACGCCAGCGAGTCCGACCGGATCCTGGACACCGCCACCCGCAGCGCCCTGTGGGCCGCCATTGCCGCCGTCGCCCGCGCGGCCGCCGGCGAGGCGACGGGGCGTGGAGCGCGTCTGAACGCCATCGGCGACGCCGTCGAGGAGGTGGTCGACGCCGTCGAGCAGGAGCACGGCTACCGCCTGGGCATCCTGGAGGAGTACGTCGGCCACGGCATCGGCACGGCCATGCACATGGCGCCCGACGTCCTCAACTACTCCGTGAGGCGCAAGGGGCCGCGCCTGCGCCCGGGCATGGTCCTGGCCATTGAGCCGATGCTCACCGCCGGCTCGCCGCAGGTGCATGAGCTCGAGGACGGCTGGACCGTCGTCACCAATGACGGCTCCCGGGCCGCCCAGTGGGAGCACACGGTGGCCATCGTCCCGGGTGGCGTGTGGGTGCTCACGGCGCCCGACGGCGGTGTCGAGGGCCTGAGTGCCTTTGACATCGAGCCCAAGCCGCTGCGCTAA